In Halalkalicoccus subterraneus, one genomic interval encodes:
- a CDS encoding SprT family zinc-dependent metalloprotease has product MKQAQLTDNDWTASAVESKSASAQSDENEASGESHPETKAALCEQAATHASEVTAEHFPELPVKTINWETSTRMQRSAGVAIYDHQGEQITIRLSWDAYEAYGWEQFSRVVRHELIHTWQYHEYGEADHGSTFKQWVEPLETDRHCERYADPKYWVICAECESRDPRYRRSKVVKHPEKYSCGRCGGAISIEEA; this is encoded by the coding sequence ATGAAACAAGCACAATTGACGGATAACGATTGGACTGCCTCGGCGGTTGAGAGCAAATCAGCGTCCGCGCAGAGTGATGAGAACGAAGCGAGTGGCGAGAGTCATCCAGAGACAAAAGCGGCGCTGTGTGAGCAAGCAGCAACCCACGCTAGTGAAGTTACTGCCGAACACTTTCCAGAGTTACCTGTTAAGACGATCAACTGGGAGACCTCGACGCGGATGCAGCGCTCTGCCGGCGTCGCGATCTACGACCACCAGGGTGAGCAGATCACGATTCGTCTCTCGTGGGATGCGTACGAGGCATACGGCTGGGAGCAGTTTTCCCGGGTCGTTCGTCACGAGCTAATTCATACCTGGCAGTATCACGAGTACGGTGAGGCTGATCACGGGTCGACTTTCAAACAGTGGGTTGAGCCGCTGGAAACGGATCGGCATTGTGAACGGTATGCTGATCCGAAGTATTGGGTTATCTGCGCGGAGTGTGAGAGTCGTGATCCTCGATATCGTCGGTCGAAAGTCGTGAAGCACCCCGAGAAGTATTCATGCGGTCGGTGTGGCGGTGCGATCTCGATTGAGGAAGCGTAG
- a CDS encoding ABC transporter permease: protein MSTLAPVMDLLRQFQDPVVWTGLTQVFVASLLAIIVVGISRYRDLALERELGIALVRGLIQIVAMGSIVGILLTVDLVWSGVILLGMMGGATWISKNRGEGLPGVVRVSFLAIVFGSGLVIVTMTLAGAIEASVRNLVPVGSMIIANAMQINSLALDRFKSEINANRETIEAELALGASPTAVISRHVETGVRASLIPVVDSLKSLGWVWIPGIMAGMILAGENPIYAALYQFVIMAMIFGAGGLTSMTSSLLIGNYVFTEADQLKTIDDADE, encoded by the coding sequence GTGAGCACGCTTGCGCCAGTAATGGACCTCCTCAGACAATTTCAGGATCCCGTTGTTTGGACCGGGTTGACGCAGGTTTTTGTCGCGAGTCTGCTTGCGATCATTGTTGTCGGCATCTCCCGCTACCGAGATTTAGCGCTCGAACGTGAACTTGGGATCGCACTAGTCAGAGGACTGATCCAGATCGTTGCCATGGGCTCGATCGTTGGGATCTTACTGACCGTGGATCTCGTCTGGAGTGGTGTCATTCTGCTCGGCATGATGGGTGGGGCGACGTGGATCTCGAAGAATCGTGGTGAAGGGCTGCCTGGCGTCGTTCGAGTCTCGTTTCTCGCTATCGTTTTTGGTTCGGGGCTGGTGATCGTCACGATGACGCTCGCAGGGGCGATCGAGGCCAGTGTAAGAAACCTCGTTCCCGTCGGGAGTATGATCATCGCCAACGCGATGCAGATCAACTCACTCGCGCTTGATCGATTCAAAAGCGAGATCAACGCGAACCGCGAGACAATCGAGGCTGAACTTGCGCTTGGTGCCTCTCCTACAGCCGTCATCTCGCGACACGTCGAGACCGGGGTCCGGGCCTCGCTTATCCCTGTGGTCGACTCACTGAAGAGTCTCGGCTGGGTGTGGATTCCAGGAATCATGGCCGGCATGATCCTTGCTGGGGAGAACCCAATCTATGCCGCACTCTATCAGTTCGTCATCATGGCGATGATCTTCGGCGCCGGCGGATTGACCAGTATGACCAGCAGTCTCCTCATCGGGAACTACGTCTTCACCGAGGCTGACCAGCTCAAAACGATCGATGATGCAGACGAGTAG
- a CDS encoding ABC transporter ATP-binding protein: MEPKLETRNLTRVVENDRLVDGVSVTIRDREVIVIIGPSGAGKSSFLRLLNRLDEPTAGTVLLDGVDYHEIPPRELRVRVGLVPQSSALIPGTVFENATRGLTLRNEPIDAERTTQILTQLGLEGYEDRTVEDLSGGETQRVAIARTLLNDPEVLLLDEPTASLDSASEARVEDLLSELDLTTVLVTHDEEQARRIGDRVMELRGGQLVRLGTPTEVLS; this comes from the coding sequence ATGGAACCAAAGCTCGAAACACGAAATCTCACACGGGTCGTCGAGAACGACCGACTCGTCGATGGGGTTTCAGTTACGATTCGCGACCGCGAGGTGATCGTCATCATCGGCCCATCCGGTGCAGGCAAATCGTCGTTCCTTCGTCTGCTCAACCGACTCGACGAACCGACTGCGGGAACCGTCCTGCTCGATGGCGTGGACTACCACGAAATCCCACCACGTGAGCTTCGTGTTCGTGTCGGTCTCGTCCCACAGAGCTCTGCGCTCATTCCCGGAACGGTTTTCGAGAACGCAACTCGAGGGCTCACGCTTCGAAACGAGCCGATCGACGCTGAGCGTACCACACAGATACTGACACAGCTAGGACTCGAGGGGTACGAGGATCGTACTGTCGAGGATCTGTCCGGGGGTGAAACACAGCGTGTCGCTATCGCTCGCACTTTGCTTAACGATCCCGAGGTACTGTTGCTCGACGAACCGACTGCGAGCCTCGATTCGGCCTCAGAAGCACGCGTCGAGGATCTGCTGTCCGAACTGGATCTCACGACCGTCCTCGTTACGCATGATGAGGAGCAAGCCCGGCGGATCGGTGACCGGGTGATGGAACTACGTGGCGGGCAACTGGTCCGACTTGGGACGCCCACGGAGGTCCTTTCGTGA
- a CDS encoding type II toxin-antitoxin system VapC family toxin: MSADPGTSPLFVDTSAWYAIFDEDDAEHTRATAVREAILAGDLQYRPIYTTSHVLGELTTLLLRYSYDVASRALTQIRNSQNVTVIHPDRVAFEAAVTQFDRYDDQAISLVDHLTGVLADERDVEQIFAFDSDFRTLEFTLVPDDVGEV; encoded by the coding sequence ATGAGTGCTGATCCCGGTACATCACCGTTATTTGTCGATACAAGTGCTTGGTATGCGATCTTCGACGAAGACGACGCCGAGCACACGCGGGCAACTGCTGTTCGTGAGGCAATTCTCGCTGGTGACCTCCAGTACCGTCCGATCTATACAACCAGTCACGTACTTGGCGAGCTCACAACGCTGCTTCTCCGCTATAGTTACGATGTCGCTTCACGAGCACTCACCCAGATACGAAACTCGCAGAACGTGACTGTGATTCACCCTGACCGAGTGGCGTTCGAGGCTGCTGTAACGCAGTTCGACCGCTACGACGATCAAGCGATTTCGCTCGTCGATCATCTCACCGGTGTGCTTGCTGACGAGCGTGACGTCGAGCAGATCTTTGCGTTCGACAGTGACTTTCGAACACTCGAATTTACCCTTGTTCCCGACGACGTCGGCGAGGTATAA
- a CDS encoding helix-turn-helix domain-containing protein, which produces MSSDRERNEQGRYVETVSPDTVLEVIQYAPDPIVTAKEVGEKLDCTSEAARQKLLRLQDQGIVARRKVGAGAVVWWFVDDDQSPSPREFDADDSLFTDPATFSSGASDVSRNTDEYLAAAIADDSDSNE; this is translated from the coding sequence ATGAGTTCCGACCGTGAACGCAACGAGCAGGGGAGATATGTCGAGACGGTAAGCCCCGATACCGTCCTCGAGGTTATCCAATACGCACCGGATCCGATCGTCACCGCAAAAGAAGTCGGTGAAAAGCTCGACTGCACTTCTGAAGCCGCTCGCCAGAAACTTCTCCGACTCCAGGACCAAGGTATCGTCGCCCGGCGCAAGGTCGGCGCCGGGGCGGTCGTCTGGTGGTTCGTCGACGACGACCAGTCTCCATCTCCTAGGGAATTCGACGCGGACGATTCGCTCTTTACTGACCCGGCAACGTTCTCAAGCGGTGCATCCGACGTCTCTCGAAACACCGACGAGTATCTGGCCGCTGCGATCGCTGACGACAGTGATTCCAACGAATGA
- a CDS encoding SWIM zinc finger family protein: MCTNTIDTLEFDASTAKRARYEAFDFELEAPGLVTVRNESHENADEHSYRVNVEEGVPVTCECPSDTYHDGACKHRVAVAIREPVLEAASDYESGEEPEVATDGGTTVERSAASAPAPEQHGNERPANCDCLPTFEDLPCWPCYRDGFRAPNPNVEATTED; this comes from the coding sequence ATGTGCACGAACACGATCGACACACTTGAGTTCGACGCATCGACTGCCAAACGCGCCCGGTACGAAGCCTTCGACTTCGAGCTTGAAGCGCCCGGTCTCGTGACCGTTCGCAACGAGAGCCACGAGAACGCCGACGAACACAGTTACCGGGTGAATGTCGAGGAGGGAGTTCCGGTCACCTGCGAATGTCCGTCTGATACGTATCACGATGGGGCCTGCAAGCACCGCGTCGCGGTCGCGATTCGTGAGCCTGTTCTCGAGGCTGCAAGCGACTACGAGAGCGGCGAGGAGCCGGAAGTCGCGACCGACGGCGGGACGACTGTCGAGCGTTCAGCAGCCAGTGCACCCGCTCCGGAACAGCATGGCAACGAACGGCCAGCGAACTGCGACTGCCTACCGACGTTTGAGGACCTTCCGTGCTGGCCCTGTTATCGTGACGGGTTCCGAGCGCCGAATCCAAACGTGGAGGCTACTACCGAGGACTGA